The Streptomyces collinus DNA segment GGTGCGGGTGACGAGGTAGTCGGCGAGGGGCAGGGCGCCGGCGCTGGTGGCGAGCAGCCGGGTGCCGGGGTGGGCGGCGAGGTCGGCGCAGAAGCGCTCCTCGACGGCCGCGAGGTGGGCGGCCGGGTCGGGGTGCCTCCCGGCCAGCTCGCGGGCGTGGGCGGCGATGTCCGGGGCGTCGGCCACGATCGCGGCGGGCCAGTCGAGCAGCGTGCCGTCCTGCTTGGCCGGCTCCGGCAGGCCGGTCAGCCGGGACACCGCCGCGAGGCTCATCCCGACGTGGGCCACCAGGTCCCGGACGGTCCAGTCCCCCAGCCGGGTGGGCAGGGCGAGCTGCTCGGGGGTGAGTCCGGCGGCAGCGGTCCGTACGTTCCCGAACTGGGCGAGCACCGCCGTGCGGATCTTGGCGGGGTCGTAGCTGCGGGTGCGCTTCTTGGCCGGTGGCATGAGGGTCAGCCTAGGTGGGGGCTGTGACAGACGGAGGCGCCTCGAAGGTCTCCCCGTTCCGGGGCACGCCGATGCCCCGCCAGGTGAAGGGCACGCCCCGGGCCGCGTCCGGGTCCGGGCCGTCCATGAGCTGAAAGTGCAGGTGCGGCTCGGAGGAGTTGCCGGAGTTGCCGCAGCGGGCGAGTACCTGCCCGGCCCGCACCCGGTCGCCCGCGCCGACGGTGAGGGAGCCGCGCCGGAGATGGGCGTAGGCGGCGTAGGTGTCGTTGCCGAGGTCGAGGACGAGGTGGTTGCCGAGGATGCGCCGGACGCCGGCGACCTCTCGCACCATTCCTTCGGGAAGCATCAGGTACAGCAGCCCCGGCAGGGAGGTGCGGCTGAGGTGGTCGCGCTGCCGGTCTTCGGCTCGTACGACCGTGGCCTCGGCGACGGCAAGGACGGGGGCGCCGTACGCCGGGAAGTCCTGGGGGTGGCGGGCGAGCGGCCACAGCCACCGGAAGGCCGGGCGGGCACCCGGCTCGGGCTCGGCCAGGATGTCGATGGCGAAGGTCTGGCCGTAGCTGTGGACGCCGTGGCTCGGGGTCCGGTCGGCCGGGCTGTTCAGCGCGGACCAGCGGCCGGTGACGGGCGCGGCGACCTCGACGGGTGCGCGGGCCGCGTCCGCCGTGTCCGGGGCGCCGCCCCACCGGTTCACCAGGAGGATGACGGCGTAGGCCAGGACCACCGGCAGGAAGTACCAGGGGAAGCCGACCAGTCCGAAGAAGAGGTCGGCTGCCACCAGGCCGAAGAAGACCAGCCACAGAGCGCGGTAGGTCACCATGCCGAGCTTGCGCGCGGACATTCCGTCCCCCGGTTCCGTCGGTTTCACGGGCGGGCCGTCGCCAGTGCCACCAGGAGCGGTACGACCCGCCCGGGTGGCACCTCGTGGCGGCCCCGGCCGGTCGTGTGGAGCCAGCCCGTGGCGGTGAGCTGGCGCAGGTGGTGGTAGATCTGGCCGGTCGTGCCGACCTCGTCCAGCTCGGCGAGTTCGGTGGCGGTGCGCCGGCCGCCGAGGATCTCGCGGAGCAGGCGGATCCGGACCGGGTGGCCGAGCGCCGCGAACGACTCGGCGGCCGTCGTCCAGTCGCCCTCCAGCAGGTCTTCCGTGAGGGTGGTCATCTGCCAGGAGTACTCCTCGCCCGTCGGCAGGCCCACGGAACCGGTGTAGAGGACACCGCCGTCGGCCACCCCCGCCTCGGACAGCTGCTCCCTCAGCCCGTTCAGAGCCCAGAAGTCGCCCCCGTCGATGCGGGGGTCGGCCAGCCGGGCGCCTTCGAGGGCCATCAGACGGCGTTCGAGGTTCGTGACGCGCTGCTCCAGGCCCATTCCTCGCTCCTCCATATCCATTCTTCGATTTTACGGAACTACGTAATCACACACAAGAGCCCGGGCGCACGCATCCGCCCGGGCACAGCGAAGCCCCCGCCCGGCGGACCGGGCGGGGGCTTCGGAGCGGTTGCCTACTTCAGCAGTGCCGGGATCGTGCCCTCGTGCGTCTCGCGCAGCTCGGACAGGGTGAGCGCGAACTCGCCCTGGACGTCCACGGTGTCGCCGTCGACGACACCGATGCGGGTGACCGGCAGGCCCCGCGCACCGCACATGTCGTTGAAGCGGACCTCTTCGGAGCGCGGCACGGCCACGACCGCGCGGCCCGCCGACTCGGAGAAGAGGAAGGTGAAGGCGTCCAGACCGTCCGGGACGATCAGGCGGGCGCCCTTCTCCCCCAGCAGCGCCGACTCGACAACCGCCTGGATCAGACCGCCGTCGGACAGGTCGTGAGCGGAGTCGATCATGCCGTCGCGGGACGCGGAGATCAGGATCTCGGCGAGCAGCCGCTCGCGCTCCAGGTCGACCTTGGGCGGCAGGCCGCCGAGGTGGTCGTGCACGACCTGCGACCAGGCCGAGCCGCCGAACTCCTCACGCGTGTCGCCGAGGAGGTAGAGCAGCTGCCCCTCCTCCTGGAAGGCGACCGGCGTGCGGCGGGCCACGTCGTCGATGACGCCGAGGACCGCGACGACCGGGGTCGGGTGGATGGCGGCCTCGCCCGTCTGGTTGTAGAGCGAGACGTTGCCGCCGGTCACCGGGGTGCCGAGCTGCAGGCAGCCGTCCGCCAGACCGCGCACGGCCTCCGCGAACTGCCACATCACCGCCGGGTCCTCGGGCGAACCGAAGTTCAGGCAGTCGGAGACGGCGAGCGGCTTGGCGCCGGTGGTGGCGACGTTGCGGTACGCCTCCGCCAGGGCCAGCTGGGCGCCGTGATACGGGTCGAGCTTGGCGTACCGGCCGTTGCCGTCCGTGGCGATGGCCACGCCGAGGCCGGTCTCCTCGTCGATCCGGATCATGCCGGAGTCCTCGGGCTGGGCGAGGACGGTGTTGCCCTGCACGAAGTGGTCGTACTGGCTGGTGATCCAGGACTTGGAGGCCTGGTTCGGGGAGCCGACCAGCTTCAGGACCTGGTCCTTCAGCTCCTCGGACGTCTCCGGCCGGGGCAGCTTGTTCGCGTCGTCGGCCTGGAGCTCGTCCTGCCAGGACGGGCGGGCGTAGGGGCGCTCGTAGACCGGGCCCTCGTGCGCGACCGTGCGCGGGTCGACGTCGACGATCTTGCCGCCGTGCCAGTAGATCTCCAGGCGGTCGCCGTCGGTCACCTCACCGATGACGGTGGCGATGACGTCCCACTTCTCGCAGATCTCCAGGAAGCGGTCGACCTTCTCCGGCTCGACGACCGCGCACATGCGTTCCTGCGACTCGCTCATGAGGATCTCCTCGGGCGAGAGCGTGGAGTCGCGCAGCGGGACGTCGTCCAGGGTGACGCGCATGCCGCCGGAGCCGTTGGAGGCCAGCTCGGAGGTGGCGCAGGACAGGCCCGCCGCGCCGAGGTCCTGGATGCCGACGACCAGCTTCTCGGCGAAGGCCTCCAGGGTGCACTCGATGAGGAGCTTCTCCTGGAAGGGGTCGCCGACCTGGACGGCCGGGCGCTTGCTCGGCTTGGCGTCGTCGAAGGTCTCGGAGGCCAGGATCGAGGCGCCGCCGATGCCGTCGCCACCGGTCCGGGCCCCGTAGAGGATGACCTTGTTGCCCGCGCCGGAGGCCTTCGCGAGGTGGATGTCCTCGTGCCGCATGACGCCGATGGCACCGGCGTTGACCAGCGGGTTGCCCTGGTAGCAGGCGTCGAAGACGACCTCGCCGCCGATGTTGGGCAGGCCCAGGCAGTTGCCGTAGCCGCCGATGCCCGCGACGACGCCCGGCAGGACGCGCTTGGTGTCGGGGTGGTCGGCGGCGCCGAAGCGCAGCGGGTCGACGACCGCGACCGGGCGGGCGCCCATGGCGATGATGTCGCGGACGATGCCGCCGACGCCGGTGGCCGCGCCCTGGTAGGGCTCCACGTAGGAGGGGTGGTTGTGCGACTCCACCTTGAAGGTGACCGCGTAGCCCTGGCCGACGTCGACGACACCGGCGTTCTCGCCGATGCCCACGAGCATCGCGTCGGACTCGGGGGCCTTCTCGCCGAACTGGCGCAGGTGCACCTTGCTGCTCTTGTACGAGCAGTGCTCCGACCACATCACCGAGTACATGGCGAGCTCGGCCCCGGTGGGCCGGCGGCCGAGGATCTCCACGACCCGCTCGTACTCGTCCTTCTTCAGGCCCAGTTCGGCCCAGGGCAGCTCGACGTCGGGGGTCGCGGCCGCGTGCTCGACCGTGTCCAGAGGCGTCCGGCTCATGCGTTGACCAGCTTCTTGAGGATCGAGGTGAAGAACGGGAGGCCGTCGGTACGACCCGTACCGATCAGCGGCTCGACGGCGTGCTCGGGGTGCGGCATGAGACCGACCACGTTCCCGGCCTCGTTGGTGACGCCGGCGATGTCCCGCTGGGAGCCGTTCGGGTTGAAGTCGAGGTACCGGAAGGCGACACGGCCCTCGGCCTCCAGCTTGTCGAGCGTGTACGCGTCGGCGACGTACTGCCCGTCGTTGTTCTTCAGCGGGATGTGGATCTCCTGGCCGGCCGTGTAGTCGGTGGTCCAGGAGGTCTCGGCGTTCTCCACGCGCAGCTTCTGGTCGCGGCAGATGAAGTGCAGGTGGTCGTTGCGCAGCATCGTGCCCGGCAGCAGATGGGCCTCGGTGAGGATCTGGAAGCCGTTGCAGATGCCGAGCACCGGCAGACCGGCCTTCGCCTGCTCCAGCAGGGGCTCCATCACCGGCGAGAAACGGGCGATGGCCCCGGCGCGCAGATAGTCGCCGTAGGAGAAACCACCGCACAGCACCACGGCGTCGACCTGCTTGAGGTCTTTGTCCTTGTGCCACAGGGCGACCGGTTCGGCGCCCGCGACCCGGATCGCGCGCTGGGTGTCACGGTCGTCCAGACTGCCGGGAAAAGTGACGACGCCAATACGAGCGGTCACTTCACGGCCTCCGCGACTTCCTCGACGCGGATCGTGAAGTCCTCGATCACGGTGTTCGCGAGGAAGGACTCCGCAAGATCATGAATGCGGGCGAGGGCGGCCTCGTCGACCGGCCCGTCAACTTCCAGTTCGAAACGCTTTCCCTGGCGGACGTCCGAGATCCCGTCGAAACCCAGCCGCGGCAGTGCGCGCTGCACCGCCTGGCCCTGGGGGTCGAGGATCTCCGGCTTGAGCATGACGTCGACTACGACGCGTGCCACTGGCACTCCCGGTGTGTGGTGCTGAGCAGGTTCCTTCAGACTACCCGGACAAAATTTCTACGCGCGTTGACTTGTAGGAAACTACGTGACCGCCATCACGATCCGGCATCGACGGGCCCACGCACGAAATTTTCAGGAAAGATTCCGGATCGACACCCGGCACCCATTGCCTTCTGACACGCGGAAGGATTTAGTCGGGCTTCACAATGCATTGCCAGGCACTGTACAAATGAATTGGCAAAGTGCCGCATGAAGGGACCGATATTCGTGGCGCAGAAGGTCGTGGTCACTCTCTTTGACGACATCGACGGCTCGGAAGCGACGGAAACGATCGCCTTCGGACTGGACGGCAAGTCGTACGAGATCGACCTGAGCGAAGTCAACGCCGGAGAACTGCGGCAGGCGCTCGCGCCCTACGTGGAGGCCGGCCGCAAGCGGTCCCGCTCGGGCAAGGCCTACCGGCAGACGGAGGTCGCCCCCGACCCGTCGGCCGTGCGCGCCTGGGCCCAGGCCAACAAGATGGAGGTCCCCGCGCGCGGGCGCATCCCCAAGAGGGTCTACGAGGCGTTCACCGCCGCGCAGTGACGGCCCGCCGAGCCCGGCCCCACGGCCGGCCACCCGCCCCTCGCGGCAACCGACTTGCGCAGCCCCGGGGCTGATCAGCTAGAGTCTGGAGCACGCCGAGGGGCGAGGCCGAAAGGCCCAGCTCACGGAAACATGCGGGTGTAGTTCAGTAGTAGAACATCCCCCTTCCAGGGGGAAGGCGCAGTGTGCGATTCCTGTCACCCGCTCTGCATCGCCGTACCGGCCACTGTCGTGGATCAGGTAGGCTGGTGCCCGCACCGGTCAGTGAAAGCTGATCGGGAGCACATGCGGACGTAGCTCAGTTGGTAGAGCGCAACCTTGCCAAGGTTGAGGTCGCGAGTTCGAACCTCGTCGTCCGCTCGGGAATGAAGACCCCGGTCCATCAGGACCGGGGTCTTCTTCGTGTTCCCGAGCGTTCGTCTGACATTTGTCATGCCGAATGATGACACCGCGCACTGCTTCCGGGCCCGCACGGCCGGGACGCTTGAATCATGGAAACCAACGGACACGAACACGTGATTGAGGTCACTGACCTGCGACGTGTGTACGGGGGCGGGTTCGAGGCGGTACGCGGAATCAGCTTTTCCGTCCGACGCGGGGAGGTCTTCGCGCTGCTCGGCACCAACGGCGCGGGCAAGACCTCCACCGTCGAACTCCTGGAGGGACTCGCCACACCTGCCGGCGGACGGGTACGGGTCCTCGGGCACGACCCGTACACCGAACGGGCCGCCGTACGGCCCCGCACCGGCGTGATGCTCCAGGAAGGCGGCTTCCCCTCCGAGCTCACCGTCGCGGAGACCGCGCGGATGTGGGCGGGATGCGTGAGCGGCGCACGGCCCCCCGCGGAGGTGCTGGCGCTGGTCGGCCTGGAGACGAAGGCCGGCACCCGGGTCAAGCAGCTCTCCGGCGGCCAGCGGCGCCGCCTCGACCTGGCGCTCGCCCTGCTCGGCGATCCCGAGGTGCTCTTCCTCGACGAACCGACCACCGGGCTGGACGCCGAAGGCCGCCGGGCCACCTGGGAGTTGGTGAGCGCGCTGCGCGACGGCGGGACGACGGTGCTGCTGACCACGCACTACCTGGAGGAGGCCGAGCACCTCGCCGACCGGCTCGCGATCATGCACGACGGCCGGATCGCCACCACCGGGACACCGGCCGAGGTGACCGCCGCGGAACCTTCGCGGATCTCCTTCGAACTGCCAGACGGCTACTTCGTCGGCGACCTCCCGCCGCTCGGCGAGCTGGGCGTGGCCGGGCACGAGACCGACGGCCGGATCGTCCGGCTCCGCACCCGCGAACTGCAGCGGACGGCCACCGAGCTGCTGGTGTGGGCCGCGCAGGCCGGAGTGGAGCTGCGCCGCCTGGACGTGCGCTCGGCCTCCCTGGAGGAGGCGTTCCTCGGGATCGCCAAGAACGTCTCGGCGGAGCAGGCCACGGGAATGACGACGAAGGAGTACGCGGCATGAGCGCCACACGGACGACGCCCCGGCCGGCCACGGCGACGACGACCCCGCTGAGCCGGATGGCCGCTCTCGCCCGCGCCGAACTGGTCCTGCTGGGGCGGACCAGGGGCGCGCTCGTCGCCGCGCTGTTCGTGCCGCTGGTGATGCCGGTCAGCGTGCGGTCGGCGGCGGAGGAGATGGACCTCGCCGGGGCGGGGCTGAGCACCGGCACGCTGGTACTGCCCGCCGCGGTCGGCTTCTCCCTGCTGTTCGCCGTCTACTCGGTGCTCGTCGGCGTGTTCGTCGTCCGGCGTGAGGAGCTGGTTCTCAAGCGGCTGCGCACCGGTGAGCTGCGGGACGCCGAGATCCTGACCGGCTCCGCCCTGCCGGCCGTCCTGACCGGTCTGGCGCAGTGTCTGCTGCTGACGGTGGGCTGCGTCGCCCTGCTGGACCTGACCGCGCCGTCGGCGCCCCATCTGGTCGTGCTCGGCCTGCTGTTGGGGCTCGTGATGTGCTCCGCCCTCGCCGCGGCCACCGCGAGTTTCACCCGGACCGGCGAGAGCGCCCAGGCCACGCCCATGCCGCTGCTGCTGGTCTCGATGATCGGCTCCGGCATGTTCGTACCGCTGGAGCTGCTGCCGGACCGGGTGGCCTCCTTCTGCGAGCTGCTGCCGCTGACGCCCGTCGTCACGCTGGTGCGCGGCGGCTGGGCCGGGAATCTCTCCGGGTACGAGGCGCTGGGCGCTCTCGCGACCGCGATGGCCTGGATCCTCATCGCGGTGTTTGCTGTACGGCGGTGGTTCCGCTGGGAACCGCGGCGCTGACCGGAGGGGGAGTGACGGGCCGATGCGCACGCCGGGCAGGTGGTGGCGGCACAAGAGCACGCCGGAGAAGGTCGAGACGTACACGCGGTGGTCGTTCCACTTCTTCGCGGTGATGGAGTTCTTCTCCGTCGGGGTCACGTCCGTGGCCCCGCTCGGTGCACGGCTGGGCAGTGCCGTGATGCTGGTGGTGGCCGTGCACGCCGGTCTCTGCTTCGTGACCGTCTCCCGGGCGATCGACTGGACACGAGGCCGCAGGCCCCAGCCCACCGGGCTGCTGTGGACACTGGCCTCCGTCACCGCCACCATCGCCGTCGTCGCGCTCGGCATCGCCGAGCACGGGCCCCGGGGCGAGGACGTCGACACCGCCGCCGGTGGCGTCTTCGGCGTGATCCTGATCTTCGGTCCCGGCATCATCGCGCTCGGCGTCCGCGACCGGCGGCGCGCGTTCGCCATCGCGGGCGGCTTCGCGGCAGGCGCCTGGACCGTGGCGTTCGCGCTCGGCGCCCCCCTGCTCACGGCGCTTCTCACGGCACTGATCGTGCTGACCGGCGGCGTGTTCATCGCTTTCACGGCGGTCTTCTCGATCTGGCTGCTGAACGCCGTCTACCAACTCGACGAGGCCCGAGAGACCCGGATCCGGCTCGCCGTCGCCGAGGAGCGGCTGAGGTTCGGGCGGGATCTGCACGACGTCATGGGGCGCAACCTGGCCGTGATCGCCCTCAAGAGCGAGCTGGCCGTGCAGCTGGCCCAGCGGGGGCGGCCGGAGGCCGTGACACAGATGGTCGAGGTGCAGCGGCTCGCGCAGGAGTCGCAGCGCGAGGTGCGGGAGGTCGTGCGCGGCTACCGGGAAGCCGACCTCGGCTCGGAACTCACCGGTGCGCAAGGGGTGCTGGCGGCGGCCGGCATCGACTGCACGGTCGGCGGGGCACCGGTGGCCGGGCTGCCGGGCGCGGTGCAGTCCGCCCTGGGGTGGGTGGTGCGGGAGGCCGCGACGAACGTCCTGCGGCATGGGGACGCACGGCGGTGTGCGGTGCGGTTGCAGGTGCTGGAGGGGCGTGTGGTGTTGTCCGTGGAGAACGACGGGGTGAGCGAGGCGGGGAAGGAGCCCGGGGCCGGACCGCCCGGTTCGGGGCTCGCCGGGCTGCGGGAACGCCTGGCGGAGATCGAGGGGACGCTGGAGGCCGGCCCGGCGGGGCGCGGGCTGTTCCGGCTGACGGCGGAGATCCCGCTGCCGGCACCGTCCGCCCCTCCCGGCGCCGCCCCGGCCGTCGTCGCATCGCGCCCTGTGAGTGAGGTCACCTCGTGACGGCCGTGGAACCCATCCGGCTCCTGCTCGCCGATGACGAGCACCTCATCCGCGGGGCGCTCGCCGCGCTGCTGTCGCTGGAGGACGACCTGGTCGTCGTCGCCGAAGCGGCCACCGGGCCCGAGGCGATGGCGATGGCCCGGGCACACAAGCCCGATGTCGCCGTGCTGGACCTCCAGATGCCCGGGGCCGACGGTGTGAAGGTCGCCACATCGCTGCGGGCCGAACTGCCCGGCTGCCGGGTCCTCATCGTCACCAGTCACGGGCGGCCCGGCCACCTGAAGCGGGCGCTGGCGGCGGGGGTGCGGGGCTTCGTGCCCAAGACCGTGAGCGCGCAGCGGCTTGCCGAGCTCATCCGTACGGTGCACGCCGGGAACCGGTACGTCGACCCGGAGTTGGCCGCCGACGCGATCGCCGCCGGGGACTCGCCGCTGACCGCGCGGGAGGCCGAGGTCCTGGAACTGGCCGCCGACGGGGCGCCCGTCGCGGAGATCGCCGAGCGGGCCGCGCTGTCGCAGGGGACCGTACGGAACTATCTGTCGTCGGCGGTGTCGAAGCTCGGTGCGGAGAACCGGCATGCGGCCGTGCGGCTCGCGCGGGAGCGAGGTTGGGTATAGTGGTTCTCGCGCCACGGCGCATGCGAACGTAGCTCAGTTGGTAGAGCGCAACCTTGCCAAGGTTGAGGTCGCGAGTTCGAACCTCGTCGTTCGCTCCAAGGCCCCCCGGTTCCGGCCGGGGGGCTTCTTCGTGCGCTACTTCCTCACGCCCAGCTCGTGCCGGTCAGGCGCTCGTACGCCTCGACGTACTTGGCGCGGGTGGCGTCGACGACCTGCTGCGGCAGGGCGGGCGGGGGCTGCTCGCTCTTGCGGTCCCAGCCCGACTCCGGCGAGGTCAGCCAGTCCCGGACGAACTGCTTGTCGTACGACGGCTGCGCACGGCCCGGCTGCCACTGGTCGGCCGGCCAGAAGCGGGAGGAGTCCGCGGTGAGGACCTCGTCCGCGAGGACCAGGTCGTCGCCGTCGAAGCCGAACTCGAACTTGGTGTCCGCGAGGATGATGCCCCGCTCGCGGGCGATGTCGCGGCCCCGGGAGTAGACGGCGAGGGTCGCCTGGCGCAGCCGGGCCGCGGTGTCCGCGCCGACCTGGCGGGCGACCTCCTCGTAGGAGACGTTCTCGTCGTGCTCGCCGACGGCGGCCTTGGTGGCGGGGGTGAAGATCGGGGCGGGCAGTTCACTGCCGTCGGTCAGGCCCTCCGGCAGGGCGAGGCCGCAGACCGTGCGGGTCTCGTCGTACTCGGCGAGGCCCGAGCCGGTGAGGTAGCCGCGGGCCACGCACTCCACGGGCACCATCTGCAGCGACTTGCAGATCAGGGTGCGACCCGCCCAGTCGGCGGGGGCGCCCGCGGGCAGTTCCGTGCTCAGGACGTGGTTCGGGACGAGGTCGGCGAGCCGGTCGAACCACCACAGGGAGAGCTGGGTGAGGATCCGGCCCTTGTCGGGGATCTCGGTCGGCAGCACCCAGTCGTAGGCGGACATGCGGTCGCTGGCGACCATCACGAGGTCGCCCGCCTCGTTGCGGTACAGCTCGCGCACCTTGCCGGTGTGCAGATGTACCAGGCCCGGAACCTGGATCGGCTCGGGCTTTTCGACGAATCCGGACACGGTGCCTCCCCGTGGTTCTGTCCAAGTGGCTCGATTCTCCCGTATCCGGGCCTGATCACGGACAGTGGGTCAGTCGCGTTTGCAGATGCGGTCCAGGAGATTGGCGGTGGCTCGCTGGATGCGCGGGTCGACGTGGCCGGGGCGGTCCAGGGCCGGGGACCAGGCGAACGTTCCTGCCGCGAAGACCCAGGCGCCGGAGGGGGCGCGGTAGAGGGACGTCTCCTGGTGGCGGAGGACGCCCTCCTTGTCGTTATACGGGGAGTGGGCGAGCAGCATGCGCTCCTCGTGCTCGGGCAGCTGGGTGCGCGGGAAGTAGCGGTCGGCCTCGCCCGCCACCAGGTTCTCGATCTCGTCGCCCTCGTGCGCCCCGGTCGCCTCCCACAGCCAGTGCCCGGCGTTACGCACGATCAGCGGGTGCGGCTCGGGGACGGGCCCGCCGTACTGGATGCCCAGGAGCTGCTGCTCCGCCCGGTCGATCTCCCGCCACAGCACCGGCTTGCCCGGGCCCCGGCGCTTGCGGCAGGTCAGCAGCCGGTCGGGGACGCCGGACGGGGAGGGGCCGAGCTCCACCTGCCAGTACATGGAGTTGGCGGAGAGGAAGACCAGCGAGGTGCCGGCGTCGCGGGCCAGCTCCACGGCGCGGCGCATGTCCGCCGACCAGTACTCGTCGTGGCCCGGGAAGACCAGTCCCCGGTAGCGGGCCGGGTCGACGCGGCCCGCGTGCAGGTCTACGGCGCCGGCGTAGGCGACGTCGTAGCCGTAGCGCTCGGCCCAGCGGATGAAGTCGTAGGCGTGACCGACGTGGAGGGGCAGGCCTGCGCCCGCGTACGGGCGGTCGAAGGAGACCGTCGTGGCGGCCCCGGACTCGCCGAGCAGCCGGCCCTTCTCGTCCCAGGCGTGGTAGAGGCTGGCGCCGGTGCGGCCGTCCTCCGGGTAGAGGTTGTAGGCCTGCCAGGTGACGTCGGGCAGCACGAGCAGCAGGTCGGCGGGCTGGTCGTGGCGGACGGTGAAGGGGACGTGCGAGCGGTAGCCGTCGGCGGTGGTGAGGACGGCGACGTACGCG contains these protein-coding regions:
- a CDS encoding N,N-dimethylformamidase beta subunit family domain-containing protein, whose translation is MGSEQIRRWESGALAHAVTDPFGQGPVPWLRGNVTYFDDSGQVVPWYVDQDAPHPSKKGSRSGGPRAADDVHRQIKGFTSTGAVAPGEAIDFHITVDPPQQFAVDIYRIGHYGGDGAAKITTSPRLSGIVQPAPLTADRTVSCHHWWLSWRLQVPSYWNVGAYVAVLTTADGYRSHVPFTVRHDQPADLLLVLPDVTWQAYNLYPEDGRTGASLYHAWDEKGRLLGESGAATTVSFDRPYAGAGLPLHVGHAYDFIRWAERYGYDVAYAGAVDLHAGRVDPARYRGLVFPGHDEYWSADMRRAVELARDAGTSLVFLSANSMYWQVELGPSPSGVPDRLLTCRKRRGPGKPVLWREIDRAEQQLLGIQYGGPVPEPHPLIVRNAGHWLWEATGAHEGDEIENLVAGEADRYFPRTQLPEHEERMLLAHSPYNDKEGVLRHQETSLYRAPSGAWVFAAGTFAWSPALDRPGHVDPRIQRATANLLDRICKRD
- a CDS encoding phosphoribosylaminoimidazolesuccinocarboxamide synthase translates to MSGFVEKPEPIQVPGLVHLHTGKVRELYRNEAGDLVMVASDRMSAYDWVLPTEIPDKGRILTQLSLWWFDRLADLVPNHVLSTELPAGAPADWAGRTLICKSLQMVPVECVARGYLTGSGLAEYDETRTVCGLALPEGLTDGSELPAPIFTPATKAAVGEHDENVSYEEVARQVGADTAARLRQATLAVYSRGRDIARERGIILADTKFEFGFDGDDLVLADEVLTADSSRFWPADQWQPGRAQPSYDKQFVRDWLTSPESGWDRKSEQPPPALPQQVVDATRAKYVEAYERLTGTSWA